One Ictalurus punctatus breed USDA103 chromosome 10, Coco_2.0, whole genome shotgun sequence genomic region harbors:
- the si:ch211-1a19.3 gene encoding uncharacterized protein si:ch211-1a19.3, with the protein MAASKSSHTVRNLIFAVLTLWSIISLIIIVVWATSPDLKGASECNANLKTLKEKFAKEKDVWSKDRHALEELVGQGRLNQSLLLTRIDQLKDQLQSLNQSLESCQQQNDMLNDNITRLKDEIELHKAIEANLTANITQQQDTIELLQHNLTQTAFELGMCTDLRKAAVNLQTAAEKQTQGCQSSKQFLQKQLEKCKSLPQTSSQNDGPPGPRSGAVLVGLLCISFLLVP; encoded by the exons ATGGCTGCCTCTAAATCGTCACACACGGTGCGCAACCTTATCTTCGCTGTGCTGACACTTTGGTCGATCATTTCACTCATCATCATTGTGGTATGGGCCACCTCGCCCGACTTGAAGGGGGCCAGCGAGTGCAACGCCAACCTGAAGACCCTCAAGGAAAAGTTTGCCAAGGAAAAAGACGTATGGAGCAAAGACCGGCATGCGTTGGAAGAACTGGTGGGGCAGGGCCGCCTCAACCAGAGCCTGTTGCTGACTCGCATAGACCAGCTGAAAGACCAACTGCAATCGCTCAATCAGTCCCTGGAATCTTGTCAGCAGCAAAAT gacaTGCTGAACGACAACATCACTAGGCTAAAGGATGAGATCGAGCTGCATAAAGCCATTGAGGCCAACCTTACTGCAAATATCACACAGCAGCAAG ACACGATCGAACTACTGCAGCATAATCTGACCCAGACGGCCTTCGAGCTGGGGATGTGCACAGACTTGCGGAAGGCCGCTGTGAATCTTCAAACTGCAGCTGAGAAGCAAACCCAGGGCTGCCAGTCCAGCAAGCAGTTCTTACAGAAGCAACT AGAAAAGTGCAAAAGCTTGCCCCAAACTTCATCCCAAAATGATGGACCTCCTGGACCAAGAAGTGGTGCTGTCCTGGTCGGGCTTTTGTGCATCAGCTTTCTTTTAGTACCAT AG
- the si:ch211-1a19.2 gene encoding Ig lambda chain C region, with protein sequence MRAETLIPGFLLLSLSGGHMDPNVISFSPGVQLFVKGIRVKTVAPKLQILLPLGLWTETTDSAILTCIITGLHSKLIHITWKINESTVTQKHTTFDIFQETDGTFTALGIFYPTPGHELKSDDVYRCEVKQGGVIYYEEVWPSRCEQSL encoded by the exons ATGAGAGCGGAGACCCTGATCCCAGGCTTTCTTTTGCTGAG CTTAAGTGGAGGACACATGGACCCTAACGTCATTTCATTTAGTCCAGGCGTTCAACTATTTGTTAAAG GCATTCGTGTCAAGACCGTGGCTCCCAAACTACAGATCTTGCTACCGCTTGGACTTTGGACGGAGACGACTGACTCTGCCATACTTACGTGTATCATTACAGGATTACACTCCAAACTAATACACATCACTTGGAAGATTAATGAGAGCACAGtgacacaaaaacacaccacaTTTGACATCTTCCAGGAGACTGATGGCACATTCACTGCTTTAGGGATCTTTTACCCCACGCCAGGTCATGAGCTGAAGAGTGATGATGTATACAGATGTGAGGTCAAGCAAGGAGGAGTAATTTACTATGAAGAAGTATGGCCATCTCGCTGTGAACAGTCACTGTGA